CAATAACAGGTATCTCGAAAACCTCTTCATTTTTTACTCCAAAAACAGCAGGTATAAATCGATGAAAACCATGGGGAATTTGGAATTTTTTAGGTATAGGAGAAAGATAAGCTTTTAAGGAACAACCATTATCCCTTACTTTAAGACCTGTAACTACACTTATAAGCCAATTTGCAACCCGAGAAGGTAAAATCCTTGTTAAAAAGGGTTCTTTTCTTTTTACTCTATAACCTGTAACTACCCTATAACCTTCCTCTAATTTTTCAATAAGATCTTTTATATATTTGGGGTCATTTTGTCCATCTCCATCCATAGTTACAATAATATCACCTGTTGCATAATAAAAACCAGCGGTAAGACCTGCTGCTTGCCCTCGTTGCTTATCCATATTAAGAATTCTTAAATGGGAATCTAAATTTTTTAAATTTTTAAGAACATCTAAGGTATTATCACTACTTCCATCATTTATAAATATAATTTCGTAATTATAACCTTTATTTTGATGCAAATCTTCTAAAACCTTTTTAGTTTCTTCGTATACTATAGGAATATTTTTTTCTTCGTTGTGAACAGGAATAACTAAGGATATTTTCCTCATTTTGAGAAATTATAACTCAATTTTTAATTTATTTAAACCTTTTGATTAAAAATTTTATTTTGTCCGATAAAATCTTTTAAATTCAGCAAAAATGTGATAAGATAGAAGCATTTAAAAGGCTTATTAAATCTAAATATGAAATGGTTTTGTCCTTTTTGTTGGCAAAAAGTAGAAGAAGATACTCAAGTTTGCCCAAACTGTAGGAAAGATTTGACTAAATTTAGCACTTTAGATTTTGATGAAAAGCTCATTCTTGGGCTTAATAGTCCTATAACACAAAATAGAATGTTTGTAATAGAAGTCCTTGGAAAAAGAAAATGTGAAAAAGCAGTTCCCAAACTTTGTAGGATGCTTTTAGAAGAGAGGGATATTTTTGAACTTTTGGAAATTGCTAAAGCTCTTTTTAAAATAGGGACATCAGAAGCCTTAGATTGTCTCAAAAAAGCAAAAATAAAATTAAAGAAAAATTCTACGTTCCAAAAATATTTAGAAAAAGTTTTAAATTTAGAATCTTAAGGTTGCTTTAAGTCTTAGCGGATTTAAAAGAAGGTCAAGTCCATCAAGAATAGATTTTACTAAAATATCGGCAGAACATAGAGCTTCTACTGAACAACCTTCCTCAAGAAGCACTGCAACTCCAATCTTTGCTACTTTAAGCATTTTTCTATCATTATTTCCATTTCCAAAGGCTATTACTTTATCTGCTCCAAGATTTTTAACAAACTTTTCCTTTTGTAGGTCTTGATCTTTTCCTTGTAAAATGTGAATTTCACAATTTATTCCAGAGAGTGCTTCTTTTGCCTTTCCAAAGGTATCTGCAGTTAGCACATGGATTTTTAAAAATTCTGAGATTTTGTTTAGTCTTTCTTTTACACCTGGGATAAGTTTTCCATCAACAGATAAGGTTCCGGTGAAATCAGTTACCAAATGTTCAAGCCTTACCAATCCAAAACCAGGTATTTCAAGTTCAAACATAAGTCCCGCTAAAATTTTTAACAGCTTGGTTAATAAACTTATGAGCCTCTTCCAGCTACTTAAACCTTTCTTATATCAGCCTATACCCTAAGATCATGAAGAACAAGTGCAACCCTCCCAATTACTGCATATTTTATTTTTATAGCTAAAGTTAAAATTTTAAAATATAATTTAATCTTAATATAATAAAACATTATCCAAATACACCAAGTATTTTAGGCATTTTATCTCTTATTATCCCTTTGACCAAATTCAAAAAAATGGTATAATATTAAAACTTCTAAAAGTAAATGATTTAGACAAAAGCCCTTGACAATATAGTAAAAAGTATTATATAGAGTTTTGCCAAAAATTTTTAGAAAATTTA
The window above is part of the Thermodesulfobacterium geofontis OPF15 genome. Proteins encoded here:
- a CDS encoding HAD family hydrolase — its product is MFELEIPGFGLVRLEHLVTDFTGTLSVDGKLIPGVKERLNKISEFLKIHVLTADTFGKAKEALSGINCEIHILQGKDQDLQKEKFVKNLGADKVIAFGNGNNDRKMLKVAKIGVAVLLEEGCSVEALCSADILVKSILDGLDLLLNPLRLKATLRF
- a CDS encoding HEAT repeat domain-containing protein — its product is MKWFCPFCWQKVEEDTQVCPNCRKDLTKFSTLDFDEKLILGLNSPITQNRMFVIEVLGKRKCEKAVPKLCRMLLEERDIFELLEIAKALFKIGTSEALDCLKKAKIKLKKNSTFQKYLEKVLNLES
- a CDS encoding glycosyltransferase family 2 protein, encoding MRKISLVIPVHNEEKNIPIVYEETKKVLEDLHQNKGYNYEIIFINDGSSDNTLDVLKNLKNLDSHLRILNMDKQRGQAAGLTAGFYYATGDIIVTMDGDGQNDPKYIKDLIEKLEEGYRVVTGYRVKRKEPFLTRILPSRVANWLISVVTGLKVRDNGCSLKAYLSPIPKKFQIPHGFHRFIPAVFGVKNEEVFEIPVIDRPRLYGKTHYGLKRTFEVIRELLTIPFVLRNPFKFEKIFKYLFILFLCIFISSPVFIFFLKISHFWSILIPGFSLVLSLFSYIIWKNLKRFNKAQKEGVFKVEEIF